The bacterium genome includes a region encoding these proteins:
- the larE gene encoding ATP-dependent sacrificial sulfur transferase LarE, which translates to MKSSATIATTEERASALEDYFRQFDRVVVAFSGGVDSTVVTKAAAMAIGERALAITADTESNTDDDLELCRRIAEEHGLNHEIIAYSELAIPNYAENPVNRCYFCKHTLYSQLAEIAGQRGFSAICDGSNADDVGDYRPGLKAVAELQVRSPLKELGYSKEVVRDLARHFGLPNRDKPSSPCLSSRIPYGSPVTREKLDQVGRAEKYLREELGLTELRCRHHGQVARLEVPAADFEVVLANREEIVKCLRTFGFHWIALDLAGFQSGSLNRTVPDEDLKANRIDIDSH; encoded by the coding sequence ATGAAGAGTTCTGCGACAATTGCGACAACTGAAGAACGTGCGTCCGCGCTGGAGGATTACTTCCGCCAGTTCGATCGTGTTGTCGTCGCATTCTCCGGCGGTGTGGACAGCACCGTTGTGACGAAGGCAGCCGCGATGGCCATTGGAGAGCGTGCGCTCGCCATCACGGCCGATACGGAATCGAACACGGATGACGACCTGGAGCTCTGCCGCCGCATTGCCGAAGAGCATGGTCTGAATCACGAGATCATTGCTTATAGTGAACTTGCGATTCCGAACTACGCCGAGAATCCGGTCAATCGATGCTACTTCTGCAAGCACACGCTCTACAGCCAACTGGCGGAGATTGCGGGGCAGAGGGGCTTCTCGGCGATCTGTGACGGATCGAATGCGGACGATGTGGGCGACTATCGACCGGGGCTCAAGGCTGTGGCCGAGCTTCAAGTGCGTTCGCCGCTGAAGGAGTTGGGTTACTCGAAGGAAGTGGTGCGCGATCTGGCGCGTCATTTTGGCCTGCCGAATCGGGACAAGCCGTCCAGCCCGTGTCTATCGTCGCGCATTCCATACGGATCGCCGGTGACGCGCGAGAAGCTGGACCAGGTGGGCCGCGCGGAGAAGTATCTGCGGGAGGAACTGGGGCTGACCGAGCTGCGGTGCCGCCATCACGGGCAGGTTGCTCGTCTGGAAGTTCCGGCGGCGGATTTCGAGGTTGTCCTTGCGAACCGCGAGGAGATCGTCAAGTGTCTGCGGACTTTCGGATTTCACTGGATCGCTCTGGATTTGGCTGGATTCCAGAGCGGTAGCCTCAACCGCACAGTACCTGACGAAGACTTGAAAGCAAATCGGATCGACATCGATTCACACTAA
- a CDS encoding glycogen-binding domain-containing protein, translated as MTTRTSTLGFLGMIVAVCLAATVGNAQYLIPQPEMPRNVAGGIEFRIKAPSATGAFVAGDFNSWGDASEGEIVNEDARMAGPDANGYFSKVYSLTPGTYKFQYVLEDRWSDWLHVPSDRMPVDESGNNILVVRPDGTVVPAGYPYVFAPKNTPGGIEFRVYAPGYRMAYVAGSFNNWANHVNGQIRDGRYQMFVAPDHEFVRTIPIKQGVYQYMINLDGRADRWLEGSSELPRDSSGHRYFTVTRSGLIAETADLAILPPRVTSDGMVEFRVYAPKTQSVYVAGSFNEWANNDQGTVTDADALMIPDANGMFSKKIELEPGKYSFKYVLNGAADSWMSLDPNDLPRDLDSNSVFTLTEDNTILEMEGKPDPWTEFGLAAARAQQSSTGGQAVASAQSAGEALIESELQNEFSAQLAKTIGTTGKPRILFFYHPKAQSSIDARKWLEGPEGRALQSAAEVLSTDVSEQRATAQRYGVFRVPAAVLLGQGGAAEEVVVYSGNQKDFTEKMTELAGVPIPQAREGANNPFLE; from the coding sequence ATGACCACTCGAACCAGCACATTGGGATTCCTGGGGATGATTGTGGCGGTCTGTCTGGCCGCGACGGTGGGAAATGCGCAGTATCTGATTCCTCAGCCCGAGATGCCGCGAAACGTCGCGGGTGGGATCGAGTTCCGCATCAAGGCGCCCAGTGCGACTGGGGCTTTCGTGGCGGGCGATTTCAACTCCTGGGGCGATGCCTCGGAGGGCGAGATCGTCAATGAAGATGCCCGAATGGCAGGCCCCGATGCGAATGGGTACTTCTCGAAAGTCTACTCGCTGACTCCCGGCACATACAAATTCCAGTACGTTCTGGAAGATCGCTGGTCCGATTGGTTGCACGTCCCCAGCGATCGGATGCCGGTGGACGAGTCCGGCAACAACATCCTGGTCGTTCGTCCTGATGGCACGGTCGTCCCGGCCGGTTACCCCTATGTGTTTGCTCCCAAGAACACCCCCGGTGGCATCGAGTTCCGCGTTTACGCGCCGGGGTATCGGATGGCCTACGTGGCGGGCTCGTTCAACAACTGGGCGAATCATGTGAATGGCCAGATTCGCGACGGACGCTACCAGATGTTTGTCGCGCCCGATCACGAGTTCGTCCGCACGATTCCGATCAAGCAGGGCGTCTATCAGTACATGATCAACCTGGACGGCCGGGCGGATCGCTGGTTGGAAGGCTCTTCCGAACTCCCGCGCGACTCGTCGGGGCACCGGTACTTCACGGTGACTCGGAGCGGTCTGATCGCAGAGACGGCGGATCTGGCGATTCTGCCTCCGCGCGTCACCAGCGACGGCATGGTGGAATTCCGCGTTTACGCGCCGAAGACACAGTCGGTCTATGTGGCCGGTAGCTTCAACGAATGGGCGAACAACGACCAGGGAACGGTGACCGATGCCGATGCGCTGATGATCCCCGATGCGAACGGTATGTTCAGCAAGAAGATCGAACTGGAACCCGGTAAGTACAGCTTCAAGTACGTGTTGAACGGTGCGGCGGACAGTTGGATGTCGCTCGATCCGAACGACCTGCCCCGGGACCTCGACAGCAACTCGGTGTTCACGCTGACCGAGGACAACACGATCCTGGAAATGGAAGGGAAGCCTGATCCGTGGACGGAGTTCGGCCTGGCGGCTGCCCGCGCGCAGCAGTCCAGCACCGGCGGCCAGGCGGTCGCTTCCGCGCAGTCCGCGGGCGAGGCGCTGATCGAGAGCGAACTACAGAACGAGTTCTCCGCCCAGTTGGCCAAGACGATTGGAACGACCGGCAAGCCTCGTATCCTGTTCTTCTACCATCCCAAAGCGCAGTCGAGCATCGACGCCCGGAAGTGGCTGGAAGGCCCCGAGGGGCGGGCGTTGCAGTCGGCAGCCGAGGTGCTGAGCACGGATGTTTCGGAGCAGCGCGCCACGGCGCAGCGTTACGGCGTTTTCCGCGTCCCAGCTGCGGTTCTTCTGGGCCAGGGTGGCGCCGCGGAAGAAGTCGTGGTCTACTCCGGCAATCAGAAGGACTTCACCGAGAAGATGACTGAGTTGGCTGGCGTTCCGATCCCCCAGGCGAGGGAAGGGGCAAATAATCCCTTCCTGGAATAG
- a CDS encoding polysaccharide biosynthesis tyrosine autokinase, with protein sequence MTEHPDKSAGPAPWQDPAATTQEGRDLRGYMELVWGRKWLVLFCIVLAFFAGTFYLRRTHPVYAATAVMQFQRESPRVFEFNQGPTQQGANEDLRTQIELIRSPAVAQRVINALDLFAGQSDAPLAEKDLGERLIASIGKIKALFRDKVVGMEAPEIDPETLQRQIRIQSVLDNLKVTQRPKTHLIEVTFYSHDQREAARVADEFCRQFIGFVNEVAYLATETARESAQENIEAVREKLEQAEQDLLDYAVADQKMLEMKKRLVEDRVEDISRRVDELADKTIQAEAEVSGAKMAEDAGVILRENNYISDLRKRLNELQIRRATLLAEAKKDHPELQQVERELVVLNDQLTSAVVGLRIESDVRRAVTDQTLKVQRERLTEAEEELEYLSQSLVKHGALQRDAETYRELYSEMLQRYKEMTVEATMEESPLTVVSYADIPRFPERPKMTRTMAFSIFAGLVLGLLLVFFLEQIDRSVKSPAFAEKTLGLPTLGVVPFLGAPGRIFSRSKGRQIQIVSEMNPKSPQAEAFRYLRTAIQYSVAGARPRVLLVTSCATREGKSTASINLAITLAGRGEKTLLIDADLKKPVVHQTFKTMRMPGLTDVLTENKTIEESIIACDTVADLDLLPAGPSTPSPADMLDSEDMTALLTKLREKYANIVIDSPPLFGMADSYVLATKVDGVCLVIRKGVTRRDVLSKTAGALDNMGVRLLGAIYNVQGRERRSGEYYAYGYYGYGSEGYYNEDDGGEDSPKRRPAESGSTG encoded by the coding sequence ATGACCGAACACCCCGACAAATCCGCCGGTCCCGCCCCGTGGCAGGATCCCGCCGCTACGACCCAGGAGGGCCGTGACCTGCGCGGCTATATGGAACTCGTGTGGGGGCGGAAGTGGCTCGTGCTCTTCTGCATTGTGCTGGCCTTCTTCGCGGGCACGTTCTACCTGCGGCGCACGCATCCGGTCTATGCGGCGACGGCAGTCATGCAGTTTCAGCGCGAGTCGCCGCGGGTCTTTGAATTCAACCAGGGCCCGACGCAGCAGGGTGCGAACGAGGACTTGCGCACGCAGATCGAACTGATCCGCAGTCCCGCCGTGGCGCAGCGCGTCATCAATGCCCTGGACCTTTTTGCCGGCCAGTCGGATGCCCCGCTTGCCGAGAAGGATCTTGGCGAGCGGCTGATCGCGTCTATTGGTAAGATCAAGGCGCTGTTCCGCGACAAGGTTGTCGGAATGGAAGCCCCCGAGATCGATCCCGAGACGCTGCAGCGGCAAATTCGCATTCAGTCTGTTCTCGACAATCTGAAAGTCACTCAACGCCCAAAGACCCACTTGATCGAAGTGACCTTTTACTCACACGACCAGCGAGAAGCGGCACGCGTCGCGGACGAGTTCTGTCGCCAGTTCATTGGCTTCGTAAACGAGGTCGCTTATCTCGCAACGGAAACGGCGCGTGAGTCCGCGCAGGAGAATATCGAAGCAGTTCGCGAGAAGCTGGAACAGGCCGAGCAGGACTTGCTGGATTACGCCGTTGCCGACCAGAAGATGTTGGAGATGAAGAAGCGGCTGGTCGAAGATCGCGTCGAGGATATCTCGCGGCGTGTCGATGAACTGGCCGACAAGACGATTCAGGCAGAGGCCGAAGTTTCCGGCGCGAAGATGGCCGAGGATGCGGGCGTGATTCTGCGCGAGAATAACTACATCTCGGACCTCCGCAAGCGACTGAACGAACTGCAGATTCGCCGCGCGACGTTACTGGCGGAGGCAAAGAAGGATCACCCGGAACTGCAGCAGGTGGAACGCGAGTTGGTCGTGTTGAACGATCAACTGACCTCCGCGGTCGTGGGGTTGCGAATCGAATCGGACGTTCGGCGGGCGGTGACGGATCAGACTCTGAAGGTCCAACGTGAACGGCTGACAGAGGCCGAGGAAGAGCTGGAGTACCTGTCGCAGAGCCTCGTGAAGCACGGCGCGCTGCAGCGCGACGCGGAGACCTACCGCGAGCTCTACAGCGAGATGCTCCAGCGCTACAAGGAGATGACTGTCGAGGCGACGATGGAAGAATCGCCGCTGACGGTCGTGAGTTACGCCGACATCCCGCGCTTCCCCGAGCGCCCGAAGATGACGCGCACGATGGCATTCTCGATCTTCGCCGGGCTCGTGCTGGGGCTGCTGCTGGTGTTCTTCCTGGAACAGATCGATCGCTCGGTGAAATCGCCCGCATTTGCGGAGAAGACGCTCGGGCTGCCGACGCTGGGCGTCGTTCCGTTCCTCGGGGCGCCGGGGCGGATTTTCAGCCGTTCCAAGGGGCGCCAGATTCAGATCGTCAGCGAAATGAACCCGAAGTCGCCGCAGGCGGAGGCCTTCCGGTATCTGCGGACGGCGATCCAGTACTCGGTTGCCGGCGCGCGGCCGCGGGTGCTGCTGGTGACGAGCTGCGCGACCCGCGAGGGTAAGTCGACGGCCTCGATCAATCTGGCGATCACGTTGGCGGGTCGGGGAGAGAAGACGCTCCTGATCGATGCCGACCTGAAGAAGCCGGTTGTTCACCAGACGTTCAAGACGATGCGCATGCCGGGGCTGACGGACGTCCTGACGGAGAACAAGACGATCGAAGAGAGCATCATTGCCTGCGACACCGTGGCGGACCTGGACCTGCTGCCGGCCGGGCCATCGACGCCTTCGCCCGCGGATATGCTGGATTCCGAGGACATGACGGCGCTGCTGACGAAGCTGCGGGAGAAATATGCCAATATCGTGATTGATTCGCCACCTCTGTTCGGTATGGCCGATTCCTACGTCCTGGCGACGAAAGTCGACGGCGTCTGTCTTGTCATCCGCAAGGGCGTGACGCGGCGGGATGTGCTGAGCAAAACGGCCGGGGCGCTGGACAACATGGGCGTTCGGCTGCTGGGCGCGATCTACAACGTCCAGGGCCGGGAGCGGCGCAGCGGCGAGTATTACGCCTATGGCTATTATGGTTACGGCTCGGAGGGGTACTACAACGAGGACGATGGAGGAGAAGACTCTCCGAAGCGCCGGCCCGCTGAAAGCGGTTCAACAGGCTAA